In Solanum stenotomum isolate F172 chromosome 6, ASM1918654v1, whole genome shotgun sequence, one DNA window encodes the following:
- the LOC125868033 gene encoding protein DELAY OF GERMINATION 1-like, which produces MMSTSKNGLENGKSFHKFFESWLVKQNQDLDQLVRASKDNNNNKNNNDMMLSPLIHSVVKHYEEYYREKSRYANSDILGMLHPSWLSNLEDAFLWIGGWRPSMAFHLLYSKSGIQLEANLHELIGGFNTKDLGNLSGNQLVLIDELQHKTISEERKLSENLAKVQESLADTSMVELSHVVSELMRDELVVNDEEEKMEKNISKKEESLLDLLKKADDLRLSTIKEILRILTSTQGVHFLIAAAELHLRIHEWGKKKDAAVSHHKWSCQTINEEPNSEGTSVKN; this is translated from the coding sequence ATGATGAGTACTAGCAAAAATGGGCTAGAAAATGGCAAATCATTCCACAAGTTTTTCGAATCATGGCTCGTTAAACAGAATCAAGACTTGGATCAACTTGTACGTGCCTCAaaagacaacaacaacaacaagaacaacaatgACATGATGTTGTCACCTTTAATTCATAGTGTGGTGAAACATTATGAAGAATATTATAGAGAGAAATCGCGATACGCTAATAGTGATATTTTAGGCATGTTGCACCCCTCATGGTTAAGTAATCTTGAAGATGCATTTTTATGGATTGGTGGATGGAGACCTAGTATGGCTTTTCATTTGTTATACTCAAAATCAGGTATACAACTTGAAGCTAATCTTCATGAGTTAATTGGAGGATTTAACACAAAAGATTTAGGAAATTTAAGTGGTAATCAACTTGTATTAATTGATGAGTTACAACATAAGACAATAAGTGAAGAAAGAAAGTTAAGTGAAAATTTAGCTAAAGTTCAAGAAAGTTTAGCTGATACATCAATGGTTGAATTATCACATGTTGTGAGTGAATTAATGAGGGATGAATTAGTTGTTAATGATGAAGaggaaaaaatggagaaaaatattagtaaaaaagaGGAAAGTTTATTGGATTTGTTGAAAAAAGCTGATGATTTAAGGTTAAGTACAATTAAAGAGATTTTGAGAATTTTGACATCAACACAAGGTGTTCATTTCTTGATTGCTGCTGCTGAACTTCATTTGAGGATTCATGAATGGGGTAAGAAGAAAGATGCTGCTGTTTCTCATCATAAATGGTCATGTCAAACAATAAACGAAGAGCCGAATTCTGAGGGGACGTCTGTCAAAAATTAG
- the LOC125869037 gene encoding 10 kDa chaperonin, mitochondrial-like, with amino-acid sequence MAKRLIPTLNRVLIEKITAPAKTSAGILLPEKSSKLNSGKVVAVGPGLHDKTGNLIPTAVKEGDTVLLPEYGGTQVKLGEKEFHLYRDEDILGTLHD; translated from the exons ATGGCGAAACGTTTGATCCCAACACTTAACAGGGTTTTGATCGAGAAAATTACAGCTCCTGCTAAAACAAGTGCCGGTATTCTTCTCCCTGAGAAGTCCTCTAAG CTGAATTCCGGTAAAGTGGTAGCTGTTGGGCCAGGACTTCATGACAAGACAGGGAACTTAATCCCTACTGCTGTCAAGGAAGGTGACACCGTCTTGTTGCCTGAGTATGGTGGTACTCAAGTCAAGTTGGGGGAGAAAGA GTTTCATTTGTACCGGGATGAAGACATTTTGGGGACACTGCACGACTGA
- the LOC125867168 gene encoding aspartic proteinase nepenthesin-1, which translates to MASSKFAYYILFLFLSSILFALQVSSTSRHVLNNHKGFKVSLKHVDSGGNFTKFERLQRAMARGKSRLQRLSLVANFATLSSKDETNDVKSTIHAGNGEFLMQISIGSPSESYNAIMDTGSDLIWTQCKPCKECFDQSTPIFDPSKSSTFEKISCSNKLCEALPMSSCGDNNCEYMYTYGDYSSSEGFLASETFTFGKVSIPNVAFGCGNDNEGSGFSQGAGLVGLGRGPLSLVSQLHMSIFSYCLTSINEDAYSKSSTLLMGSMTRDDHNNIITTPLVKNPTQPSFYYLSLKGISVGDTQLAIKKSTFSLNKDGSGGMIIDSGTTITYLEESAFSLLKKEFSSQVNLPVDDSSSTGLDLCFKLPSNTNNIEVPKLIFHFEGADMDLPAENYMIADSRMGIACLAMGSSSGMSIFGNVQQQNMMVIHDLDKETLSFVPTQCDKL; encoded by the exons atggcTTCATCAAAGTTTGCCTATTACAtcctatttctttttctatcatcAATCTTATTTGCTTTGCAAGTGAGTTCAACATCTAGACATGTTCTCAATAACCATAAGGGGTTCAAAGTGAGCTTAAAACATGTTGATTCAGGTGGGAATTTCACAAAATTTGAACGTTTACAACGCGCGATGGCACGAGGGAAATCAAGGTTACAAAGGTTAAGTCTAGTGGCTAATTTTGCAACTTTATCATCAAAAGATGAAACAAATGATGTAAAATCAACAATTCATGCAGGAAATGGTGAGTTTCTAATGCAAATATCAATTGGTAGTCCAAGTGAGTCTTATAATGCAATAATGGATACTGGTAGTgatttaatttggactcaatGTAAGCCTTGTAAAGAGTGTTTTGATCAATCTACACCAATTTTTGATCCATCAAAATCATcaacttttgaaaaaatttcatGTTCTAATAAACTTTGTGAAGCATTGCCAATGTCATCTTGTGGTGATAATAATTGTGAGTATATGTATACATATGGTGATTATTCATCAAGTGAAGGTTTTTTGGCTAGTGAAACATTTACTTTTGGTAAAGTTTCAATACCAAATGTTGCATTTGGATGTGGAAATGACAATGAAGGTAGTGGATTTAGTCAAGGTGCGGGCCTAGTGGGTCTTGGACGAGGTCCACTATCACTAGTTTCTCAACTACACATGTCCATATTCTCGTACTGTCTGACCTCGATTAATGAGGATGCTTATAGCAAGAGTAGCACGCTTCTCATGGGATCGATGACACGTGATGATCATAACAATATTATTACAACCCCATTAGTGAAAAACCCAACACAACCATCTTTTTATTATCTTTCATTAAAAGGAATATCTGTTGGGGATACTCAATTGGCCATCAAGAAATCTACATTTTCACTCAACAAAGATGGCTCTGGAGGAATGATAATTGACTCTGGGACAACCATAACATACTTAGAAGAAAGTGCATTTAGTCTTCTCAAGAAAGAGTTTTCTTCACAG GTAAACCTTCCGGTGGATGATTCAAGCTCAACAGGACTAGATCTTTGTTTCAAATTGCCATCAAACACAAATAACATAGAAGTtccaaaattgatttttcattttgaagGTGCAGACATGGATTTGCCTGCAGAAAATTATATGATTGCTGATTCAAGAATGGGAATTGCTTGTTTAGCTATGGGAAGTTCAAGTGGAATGTCAATATTTGGAAATGTTCAACAACAAAATATGATGGTCATTCATGATCTTGATAAAGAAACTTTATCATTTGTACCAACACAATGTGATAAACTCTAG
- the LOC125867167 gene encoding ABC transporter G family member 5, translating into MKKQGCEIEAVGINYTIYTHKRETPFSFFSRKQHHKCIKGVQELEKGDTNNNPKSIRHVLKDVNCRAKTGEILAIVGPSGAGKSTFLEVLAGKIEPQSGSIFVNQKPVDKARFKKISGYVTQKDTLFPLLTVEETLSFSAKLRLTLAPKELSSRVKCLIQELGLEHVAGARIGDDRIRGISGGERRRVSIGVELIHDPGVLILDEPTSGLDSTSALQIIDMLKTMAVTRDRTIILSIHQPCFRIMKLFNSILLLANGTILHHGTIEQLSLRLILLGLDLPFHVNILEFAIESIDIIQKQNHTLLPQSALMIKNSGKFTLQQLFQESKLINEDSFSMSMSMPMPIHVGFANSSLQEIVILTIRFWKIIYRTKELFGFKTLQMLLSGLVLGSIFYNLEDDLVGAQARVGLFAFILTYLLSSTTEALPIFLQEREILMKETSCGSYRVSSYVIANSLVYLPFLLILALLFSTPLYWMVGLNKQFMAFMHFLLLIWLILYTANSIVVCCSALVPNFIIGNSLVCAMMGSCALFSGYFVSKNEIPNYWIVMHYVSLFKYPFEGFLINEFSGSGKCLQYMFGMCLASGEQVLKEEGYGGEESRRKNLLIMVCFIMLYRFISYVILRIRCTSQGGFKKIFISIR; encoded by the coding sequence ATGAAGAAACAAGGTTGTGAAATTGAAGCAGTAGGCATCAACTACACAATCTATACACATAAAAGAGAAACcccttttagtttttttagCAGAAAACAACACCACAAGTGTATAAAAGGAGTTCAAGAATTGGAAAAAGGTGATACTAATAATAATCCAAAGTCTATAAGGCATGTTCTTAAGGATGTGAATTGTAGAGCAAAAACAGGTGAAATTCTAGCTATTGTTGGTCCAAGTGGTGCTGGAAAGTCTACTTTTTTAGAAGTTTTAGCAGGAAAGATTGAGCCACAAAGTGGATCTATTTTTGTGAACCAAAAACCAGTTGATAAAGCAAGGTTTAAGAAGATTTCAGGCTATGTTACACAAAAGGACACTCTGTTTCCTCTGTTAACTGTTGAAGAAACATTAAGTTTTAGTGCAAAACTAAGGTTAACACTTGCTCCTAAAGAATTGAGTTCAAGGGTGAAGTGTTTGATTCAAGAACTTGGTTTAGAACATGTTGCTGGTGCTAGGATTGGTGATGATCGAATTCGAGGGATTTCAGGTGGTGAAAGAAGGAGAGTTTCTATAGGAGTTGAACTGATTCATGACCCTGGAGTCTTGATTCTTGATGAGCCAACTTCAGGTCTTGACAGTACTTCAGCATTGCAGATCATTGACATGCTTAAAACCATGGCTGTTACTCGTGATCGAACGATAATTCTTAGTATTCATCAGCCATGTTTTAGGATCATGAAGTTGTTCAACTCAATCCTACTTTTGGCTAATGGTACAATCTTGCATCATGGAACCATTGAACAGCTTAGTTTAAGGTTAATCCTATTAGGATTAGACCTTCCCTTTCATGTCAACATACTTGAATTCGCCATCGAATCGATTGACATAATCCAGAAACAAAACCACACATTGTTGCCTCAATCAGCACTTATGATCAAGAATTCAGGTAAGTTCACTTTACAGCAACTCTTTCAAGAATCTAAACTGATAAATGAAGACTCTTTTTCTATGTCTATGTCTATGCCTATGCCTATCCATGTTGGCTTTGCAAATTCAAGTCTGCAAGAGATTGTTATCCTTACAATAAGGTTTTGGAAAATCATATACAGAACAAAGGAGCTTTTTGGTTTTAAGACACTACAAATGTTACTCTCAGGACTTGTTTTAGGATCAATTTTTTACAATCTTGAAGATGATTTAGTTGGAGCACAAGCAAGAGTTGGCTTATTTGCATTCATCTTGACATATCTTTTGTCAAGTACAACAGAAGCATTACCAATATTCTTACAAGAAAGGGAAATACTAATGAAAGAAACATCTTGTGGGAGTTATAGAGTTTCATCTTATGTCATAGCCAACAGCCTTGTCTACTTGCCATTTCTGTTGATTCTTGCATTGCTTTTCTCAACTCCATTATACTGGATGGTTGGTTTAAACAAACAGTTTATGGCATTCATGCACTTTTTGTTACTAATTTGGCTCATTCTATACACAGCAAACTCAATTGTTGTGTGTTGTAGTGCCTTAGTACCAAACTTCATCATTGGGAACTCATTAGTTTGTGCTATGATGGGATCATGTGCATTGTTCTCTGGTTACTTTGTTTCAAAAAATGAGATACCAAATTATTGGATTGTGATGCATTATGTGTCCCTTTTTAAGTACCCTTTTGAAGGGTTCTTGATTAATGAGTTTTCTGGTTCTGGAAAGTGCTTACAATACATGTTTGGGATGTGTTTGGCTAGTGGTGAACAAGTACTAAAAGAGGAAGGATATGGTGGTGAAGAAAGTAGAAGGAAGAATTTGCTTATTATGGTTTGTTTTATCATGCTTTATAGGTTCATTTCTTATGTAATTCTTAGAATTAGATGTACTTCTCAAGGAGGATTCAAAAAGATCTTCATTTCAATTAGATGA
- the LOC125867169 gene encoding uncharacterized protein At1g10890, giving the protein MGRSISRSPSYSRRSRSPVNRHRSSRRSRRDRSRSPYSSRRKSRSGTPHRRRSRSPATRRKRSRSPTTRRHRRRRSHSSSESPVPKSRSPSLTSTERKSAAEKLKKEEEEKKRLQLEAELKQLEEETAKRLEEEIRKRVEEKLNSEEVKLEIERRIEEGHRKLFEDVEIQLEKEKQAALTEARLKEEKARKEREELDKMLEENRRRVQEAQRREALEAQRKEEERLRELELIQRQKEEAALRKKLEEENLRKLSSKNKSRTNSIGL; this is encoded by the exons ATGGGACGGAGCATATCCCGGTCGCCGTCATATTCTCGACGGTCTCGATCTCCGGTGAATCGTCATCGCAGCAGTCGCCGGAGCCGACGTGACCGAAGCCGCTCACCCTATTCCAGCAG GAGAAAGAGTCGCTCTGGTACCCCTCACCGCCGTCGGAGCCGTTCTCCAGCTACAAGGCGCAAAAGAAGTCGGTCCCCGACGACTAGGCGTCATAGGAGACGACGAAGTCACAGTTCCTCAGAGTCTCCTGTACCTAAGTCTCGAAGTCCTAGTCTTACATCCACTGAGCGTAAAAGTGCTgctgaaaaattgaaaaaagaagaagaagaaaagaaaag GCTACAGCTAGAGGCAGAACTCAAGCAATTAGAAGAGGAAACTGCAAAGAGATTGGAGGAAGAAATAAGGAAAAGGGTCGAGGAAAAGTTAAATTCAGAGGAAGTTAAGCTGGAAATAGAGAGGCGAATAGAAGAAGGTCATAGAAAACTGTTTGAAGATGttgaaattcaacttgaaaaagaaaagcaagCTGCTCTTACGGAGGCAAGGCTAAAAGAA GAAAAAGCACGAAAAGAGAGAGAGGAGCTGGACAAAATGCTTGAGGAGAATCGAAGGAGGGTACAAGAGGCTCAAAGGAGAGAGGCTCTTGAGGCACAGCGAAAAGAGGAAGAGCGACTTCGGGAGTTAGAGCTCATTCAAAGACAAAAGGAGGAGGCTGCTCTAAGGAAAAAACTTGAGGAAGAAAATCTAAGGAAACTATCGAGCAAAAATAAGTCTAGGACCAACTCGATTGGTCTATAA
- the LOC125868218 gene encoding diacylglycerol kinase 2 yields the protein MVDISVSLLRLLNSSDFFSSCIFAWLVTGSLGLLVVIYVLHKWQRKTSLNWVKAAAVAKKQVWEKLKVPLSHHMWVEDFAYGVQPSTCSVCLSSLVSPHNLSTKAASHSSVHRCSICGVAAHFCCSQFAAKDCKCVAQAGLSHVRHHWSERWTNLDENPEMSAFCFYCDEPCGVPFLDASPTWYCLWCQRLIHVKCHAKMSEESGDICDLGPLRRLILSPLYVKDVEAETKGGTMLSSLAEKMNANGHIRRKRHRNKHGNDLINGKVQGSSAAKLALEYVIRSLAPLKLSNSERNNGYSVKCNKLGGRKGSQNKLAWNNQENRILGRSKKYALVDLPQDARPLLVFINTKSGAQNGPALRRRLNMLLNPVQVFELGQSQGPEAGLELFSNLHYFRVLVCGGDGTVAWVLDAIERLNFESPPPVAVLPLGTGNDLSRVLQWGGGFAMVEGQGGLRPFLHDLNHAAVTMLDRWKVNIIEEKSACNTPKVQSKFMLNYLGIGCDAKVAYQFHMNREENPEKFNSQFVNKLRYAREGARDIMDRTCADLPWQVWLEVDGKDIEIPRDTEGLIVLNIGSYMGGVDLWQNEFEHDDDFNHQSMHDKILEVVCVSGAWHLGKLQVGLSQARRLAQGGTVRIHASSPFPVQIDGEPFIQQPGCLEITHHGQMFMLKKASGSNEPRGHAAAIMTEVLVDAECKGLITAAQKKVLLQQIALQLS from the exons ATGGTTGATATCAGTGTTTCATTATTGAGGTTGCTGAACAGCTCAGACTTTTTTAGTTCCTGTATCTTCGCATGGTTGGTTACCGGATCTCTTGGACTCttggttgttatatatgtattgcATAAGTGGCAACGGAAGACATCTCTCAATTGGGTTAAAGCTGCTGCTGTAGCAAAGAAGCAAGTGTGGGAGAAACTGAAGGTTCCCTTATCACATCATATGTGGGTTGAAGATTTTGCTTATGGTGTACAACCATCCACATGCAGTGTGTGCTTATCATCACTTGTTTCTCCACATAACTTAAGTACAAAAGCTGCATCACATTCTTCAGTACATCGTTGCTCTATTTGTGGTGTCGCAGCACATTTTTGTTGTTCTCAGTTTGCCGCAAAGGATTGCAAATGTGTTGCACAGGCTGGATTAAGCCATGTGCGGCACCATTGGTCCGAAAGATGGACTAACTTGGATGAGAATCCTGAGATGTCTGCATTTTGTTTCTATTGTGACGAACCTTGTGGTGTTCCTTTTCTTGATGCATCTCCTACTTGGTATTGTTTGTGGTGTCAACGATTGATACATGTCAAATGCCATGCCAAGATGTCTGAAGAATCTGGTGATATTTGTGATTTGGGTCCTCTCAGGAGGCTTATTCTCTCTCCACTCTATGTTAAAGATGTAGAAGCTGAGACAAAAGGTGGTACAATGTTAAGTTCTCTGGCAGAAAAAATGAATGCCAATGGGCACATCAGACGAAAGCGTCATCGGAACAAACATGGAAATGACCTCATAAATGGTAAAGTGCAAGGCAGTTCTGCCGCAAAGCTAGCTCTGGAATATGTGATCAGATCCCTGGCGCCTTTGAAGCTTTCCAACAGTGAGAGGAATAATGGCTACTCTGTAAAATGTAACAAGCTGGGTGGCAGAAAAGGTAGCCAGAACAAATTGGCCTGGAACAACCAGGAAAATAGAATCTTGGGAAGATCTAAAAAGTATGCACTAGTGGATTTGCCTCAGGATGCTAGACCTCTTTTGGTTTTCATAAACACTAAAAGTGGAGCTCAAAATGGTCCTGCTCTAAGAAGGAGATTAAACATGCTGTTGAATCCTGTTCAG GTATTTGAACTTGGTCAATCCCAAGGGCCTGAAGCTGGTTTAGAATTATTTAGTAACTTGCATTACTTTCGTGTCTTGGTCTGTGGTGGTGATGGGACTGTTGCCTGGGTCCTTGATGCAATTGAGCGGCTTAACTTTGAATCGCCCCCACCAGTAGCAGTTCTTCCTCTGGGAACTGGAAATGATTTGTCTAGAGTCCTGCAATGGGGTGGTGGATTTGCGATGGTTGAAGGGCAAGGTGGACTAAGACCctttctgcatgatttgaacCACGCTGCTGTTACAATGCTTGATCGTTGGAAAGTCaatataattgaagaaaaatctGCCTGTAACACCCCTAAGGTGCAATCAAAGTTCATGCTGAATTACTTGG GTATAGGATGTGATGCAAAGGTTGCATATCAATTTCATATGAACAGGGAAGAAAACCCTGAGAAGTTTAACAGTCAG TTTGTAAATAAATTGCGATATGCAAGAGAAGGTGCTAGAGATATAATGGACAGAACTTGTGCAGATTTGCCATGGCAAGTATGGCTTGAAGTTGATGGGAAGGACATAGAGATCCCCAGG GATACCGAGGGCTTAATTGTGCTAAATATTGGTAGCTATATGGGTGGAGTTGATCTGTGGCAAAATGAGTTCGAGCATGATGATGACTTCAACCACCAGTCAATGCATGACAAAATACTTGAAGTTGTTTGTGTTTCTGGAGCATGGCACCTTGGCAAGCTACAG GTTGGACTTTCTCAAGCGAGGAGGCTAGCCCAAGGGGGGACTGTAAGGATACATGCTTCCAGTCCTTTCCCTGTCCAAATTGATGGGGAGCCTTTCATACAGCAACCGGGTTGTTTAGAAATAACGCATCATGGACAG ATGTTCATGCTGAAGAAGGCATCAGGGTCCAACGAGCCTAGAGGTCACGCGGCTGCTATTATGACAGAGGTTCTAGTGGATGCTGAATGTAAAGGTCTCATAACTGCAGCTCAAAAGAAGGTACTTCTTCAGCAGATAGCTCTCCAGCTTTCTTGA
- the LOC125867513 gene encoding protein disulfide-isomerase-like encodes MKMEWSGVLVVLCVVFSVCIAEENEYVLTLDHTNFTDTITKHNFIVVEFYAPWCGHCKKLAPEYEKAASILSSHDPPIVLAKLDASDDSSKELAIKYELRGFPTIKILRDGGKDVQEYKGPRDADGIVAYLKKQSGPASVEIKSKEDVSSLIDEKKINVVGVFPELSREEFEKFITLAEKLRADYDFAYTVDAKLLPRGEPVDKPTIRLLKPFDELFVDFEDFDVDAAEKFIAEATVPIVTIFDQEPENQVYVSKFFKTPNAKVLLFVNFSTELDAFQSKYKDVAVSYKGDGLSFLLGDVEAGAAAFKYFGLEPKQAPLIIIMVNEGEKYISTHVQPDVLASWLKDYKDGKLKQFFKSEPIPEVNNEPVKVVVRDTLRDLVLNSGKNVLLEFYAPWCGHCKALAPILDEVALSFEKDSDVLIAKLDATANDIPKGEFDIKGFPTLYFKSASGNISQYEGDRTKEAIIEFIEKNRDKPAAHDSESVKADSTKPESVTTDSAKDEL; translated from the exons atgaaaatggagTGGAGTGGTGTTTTGGTAGTTTTGTGTGTTGTTTTTTCAGTTTGTATAGCAGAAGAGAATGAATATGTGTTAACATTAGACCATACAAATTTCACTGACACCATCACCAAACACAActttattgttgttgaattttatgCACCATg GTGTGGACACTGCAAGAAACTTGCTCCTGAG TATGAAAAAGCTGCTTCAATTTTGAGTAGTCATGATCCTCCAATTGTTCTAGCTAAACTTGATGCAAGTGATGATTCAAGTAAAGAACTTGCTATAAAGTATGAGCTTCGAGGCTTCCCAACTATTAAGATCTTGAGAGACGGAGGAAAAGACGTTCAAGAATACAAAGGTCCTCGCGATGCAGATGGTATCGTTGCTTATTTGAAGAAACAATCTGGTCCTGCATCAGTTGAAATCAAGTCGAAAGAAGATGTTTCTAGTCTTATCGATGAGAAAAAGATCAATGTT GTTGGTGTATTTCCTGAACTATCCAGGGAGGAATTTGAGAAGTTTATAACATTAGCTGAGAAACTACGAGCTGATTATGATTTTGCTTACACCGTTGATGCTAAACTACTCCCTCGGGGTGAGCCAGTTGATAAGCCAACTATTCGTCTCCTTAAGCCATTCGATGAgctttttgttgattttgag GATTTTGATGTTGATGCAGCAGAGAAGTTCATTGCAGAAGCTACTGTTCCTATTGTCACTATTTTCGATCAAGAACCAGAAAACCAAGTTTATGTTAGCAAATTCTTTAAAACTCCCAATGCAAAG GTGTTGCTTTTCGTGAACTTTAGCACTGAGCTCGATGCTTTTCAGTCCAAGTATAAGGATGTCGCTGTGTCTTACAAGGGGGACGGATTGAGCTTTCTGTTGGGAGATGTTGAGGCTGGTGCAGCTGCTTTCAAA TACTTTGGATTGGAGCCCAAACAGGCACCTCTGATCATTATAATGGTCAATGAAGGCGAAAAGTATATCAGTACACATGTACAACCTGATGTTCTTGCTTCATGGTTGAAGGATTACAAG GATGGTAAATTGAAGCAATTTTTTAAATCAGAACCGATCCCTGAGGTCAACAACGAGCCAGTGAAGGTGGTTGTTAGGGATACCCTCCGAGACTTGGTTCTCAACTCGGGCAAAAATG TACTGCTAGAGTTCTATGCACCTTGGTGTGGCCACTGCAAGGCACTAGCTCCAATCTTGGATGAAGTAGCTTTGTCATTCGAAAAAGATTCTGATGTTCTGATTGCAAAACTT GATGCAACTGCAAATGACATTCCAAAAGGTGAATTTGACATTAAAGGATTCCCAACTTTGTACTTCAAATCTGCTTCTGGTAATATATCCCAGTATGAAGGTGATAGAACAAAAGAAGCCATCATCGAGTTTATTGAAAAGAATCGCGATAAGCCTGCTGCTCATGACTCAGAATCTGTCAAAGCTGATTCCACTAAACCAGAATCAGTAACAACAGATTCAGCAAAAGATGAGCTATAA